The DNA segment ATGAAAATCCCTCCTTTTTAAACTTTTTTCAGTAACCGGCTCCGATACAACTGTTCAATACTAAACCTGCCAAGGCCATGGTGTGTCATCCCAGTTCCAAGGATAGCCAGAGTAACTGTTCCCGTATTGCAACAAGGGACCAAATTGACTTTCAAATTGCTTTTTCAATCGTTTTCTTTCTTTTGCATAATGATTGAATTGATTAATAGCTTCAAGGTCATCGTTATGTGTGTCTAAGTATAGGGTTAGCTCGACTAAAACAAAGTCAACTGCTTGGAGCTGTTCCATTAATTGATAATATTCAGCGGGTACCTGTTTCATGTGGATAGACCCCCTTGCGCTTTTTCAGAAGAATTAAAGTAAGGATCATAAAGGTCCTTCCATAACGTTCCAGCTTTAAGTGCATCTAGTGGAGAAAATTGTGGAAGGTTCGGTGGCTGGAATCCCATATATAAATGAGGTGGAGTGGAATAAGTTTTTTCTAGTATTGGCTCACAAGGGTCGAACGGACTCACGTAAGGATGATATGTTTTAAAATGAGTATTCATTGTAGCCCTCCCTATATTCAACATCAATTAATCTTATGAAAAAAATATCGTTTCATGACATAAAACTTTAAGATATTAAAGGGTTTTATTATCTGTTTGTAGAAGTATAATGAGAAGAATGGATTATTATTTTG comes from the Neobacillus sp. PS2-9 genome and includes:
- a CDS encoding spore coat protein CotJB, translated to MKQVPAEYYQLMEQLQAVDFVLVELTLYLDTHNDDLEAINQFNHYAKERKRLKKQFESQFGPLLQYGNSYSGYPWNWDDTPWPWQV
- a CDS encoding spore coat associated protein CotJA; the encoded protein is MNTHFKTYHPYVSPFDPCEPILEKTYSTPPHLYMGFQPPNLPQFSPLDALKAGTLWKDLYDPYFNSSEKAQGGLST